From a single Syngnathus scovelli strain Florida chromosome 2, RoL_Ssco_1.2, whole genome shotgun sequence genomic region:
- the LOC125987941 gene encoding matrix remodeling-associated protein 8, giving the protein MRVVFVTLLPVVVVLFPPVAWAQGSDNGRPLQAKNITLAVGSRAVLPCHSPRALWTQDRLRDRQRVVHWDVIRNTPKYSVERLLDMSPGARPRLYNSANKGRLSIPGSAFKDGNFSLVITNVVQSDRGVYTCNLHHHYCQNQQSVCIQLNVTKSALRQKAYWDGEKTVLVALLGSSLVLPCVNRHPLWRDGLQEGQQQVVHWDFQPPGVRPDRAERLVDLYASGERRDYGPLVAHNKMSVADDAFRLGDFSLSISDLRPLDRGLYSCHLHHHYCGLHERRVFRLTVVPWLATEPSAASEAFPNDRPEPRIKDVDSPHVVNVILPEHRSHVVQHVGYFLAAFLLLAFVGVAILALTRRRKKRGLAHHLRRYDERNVIYEGERSSDCTELKSRDPEPSSSDYKNNLLKERDMSKDCNKDFDGKLWK; this is encoded by the exons ATGCGCGTCGTCTTTGTGACTCTGCTGCCAG TTGTCGTCGTGCTCTTCCCGCCAGTAG CGTGGGCTCAGGGGAGCGACAACGGCAGGCCGCTCCAAGCCAAGAACATCACGCTGGCCGTCGGCAGCCGGGCCGTCCTGCCTTGCCACAGCCCTCGCGCGCTGTGGACCCAGGACAGACTGAGGGACCGCCAGAGGGTGGTGCACTGGGACGTGATCCGCAACACGCCCAAATACTCGGTGGAGCGCCTCCTGGATATGTCCCCCGGCGCCCGGCCGAGGCTCTACAACAGCGCCAACAAGGGGCGCCTTTCCATACCGGGCTCGGCGTTCAAAGACGGCAACTTCTCCCTCGTCATCACCA ATGTGGTGCAGAGTGACCGAGGAGTGTACACGTGTAATCTGCACCATCACTACTGCCAGAATCAACAGTCTGTTTGCATTCAGCTTAACGTGACCAAGTCAG CTCTCAGGCAGAAGGCTTACTGGGACGGAGAGAAGACGGTGCTGGTGGCCTTGCTGGGCAGCTCGCTGGTGCTGCCGTGCGTCAACCGCCACCCCCTGTGGAGGGACGGGCTCCAGGAGGGCCAGCAGCAGGTGGTCCACTGGGACTTCCAGCCCCCGGGCGTGCGTCCCGACAGAGCCGAGCGCCTGGTGGACCTCTACGCTTCGGGAGAGCGGCGGGATTACGGGCCGCTGGTGGCCCACAACAAGATGAGCGTGGCCGACGACGCCTTTCGCCTCGGCGACTTCTCGCTGTCCATTTCCGACTTGCGGCCGCTCGATCGAGGCCTCTACTCCTGCCACCTGCACCACCACTACTGCGGCCTGCACGAGAGACGCGTCTTTCGACTCACCGTGGTACCTTGGCTAGCCACAGAGCCCTCCGCGGCTTCCGAGGCCTTCCCCAACGACCGACCGGAACCAA GAATCAAAGACGTTGACAGTCCTCATGTGGTCAACGTCATCCTCCCGGAGCATCGGAGCCACGTGGTTCAGCACGTGGGCTACTTCCTGGCGGCCTTCCTGCTTCTGGCCTTCGTCGGCGTCGCAATCCTCGCGCTGACTCGTCGGCGCAAAAAGAGAG GCCTGGCACACCACCTGCGCAGATATGACGA GAGAAACGTCATCTATGAAGGTGAACGCTCGTCGGACTGCACGGAGCTGAAGAGCCGCGACCCAGAGCCGTCGAGTTCAG ATTACAAAAACAACCTCCTGAAAGAGCGAGACATGAGCAAAGACTGCAACAAGG ACTTTGATGGCAAGCTGTGGAAGTGA
- the aurkaip1 gene encoding small ribosomal subunit protein mS38 isoform X1, with translation MEDYFISKRFSTMDFRSKQDVTSKGRATPELKGHWHGNPLLILDRQTVDALRTMLTSKLLPRLRLLHRTIFCHGDVASGRAQPALAASGRPLDSRAARYTTAADNRHPPRWLRAEPEADEMLVPRKLCVSPLETWLSLRYSLPPLPQRELPALEEDVDAPAPLACKNVLEIRRRKMNRHKYKKLLKRTKFLRRRVRESRGRKKQKRFEKDLKRIWMRAGLKKAPEGWNTPKLFIRQHGNRRN, from the exons atggaggattacttcatatccaaacgattttcaacgaTGGATTTTCGCTCGAAGCAGGATGTCACcagtaaaggaagagcaactccggagttaaaag GACATTGGCATGGCAACCCACTCCTGATACTTGACAGGCAGACTGTCGATGCTCTCCGAACGATGTTGACGTCCAAACTCCTCCCTCGTCTTCGTCTGCTGCACAGGACAATTT TTTGCCACGGAGATGTCGCAAGTGGCCGCGCGCAGCCGGCACTTGCGGCGTCCGGCCGCCCCCTCGACAGCAGGGCGGCGCGTTACACCACAGCGGCCGACAACCGCCATCCGCCTCGATGGCTCCGAGCGGAGCCGGAGGCGGACGAGATGCTGGTACCCCGTAAGCTGTGCGTGAGTCCTCTGGAAACGTGGCTCTCGCTGCGCTACTCTCTTCCTCCCCTGCCGCAGCGGGAGCTGCCCGCTCTTGAGGAGGATGTCGATGCGCCCGCGCCCCTCGCTTGCAAAAATGTCCTGGAGATCCGGCGCCGCAAAATGAACCGGCACAAGTACAAGAAGCTGTTGAAACGGACCAAATTCCTCAGGAGGAGAGTGCGGGAAAGCAGGGGCAGAAAGAAGCAG AAACGTTTTGAGAAGGACCTGAAACGGATTTGGATGCGCGCTGGGCTGAAGAAGGCGCCAGAGGGATGGAACACACCCAAGCTCTTCATTAGACAACACGGAAACCGAAGAAACTGA
- the LOC125987944 gene encoding protein Wnt-2b-A-like, which translates to MSSRRAGASMLALDTILSGTRRLAQTRSSGSRALSFKSRQNPRTAAASWACVLLLLLLTPRVDSSWWYMGALGARVICDNIPALVNKQRQLCQRHPDVMRAIGQGTEEWIRECQHQFRHHRWNCSTLEHDPTVFGRVLLRSSREAALVYAISSAGVVYALTRACSQGELSRCSCDPQKRGRDKDERGEFNWGGCSDHIRYGIRFAKAFIDAKEKTLRDARALMNLHNNRCGRSAVKRFMKLECKCHGVSGSCALRTCWMATSDFRKTGDYLKSKYDGAVEVTTNQDGTGFAVADRAFRKATENDLVYFENSPDYCLPDKSTGSIGTAGRSCNKTSRSPDGCEVMCCGRGYDTSTVEQLNQCECKFQWCCAVECKVCKETLDVHTCKAPKQADWLDKT; encoded by the exons ATGTCATCTCGGCGCGCCGGGGCAAGCATGCTGGCTTTGGACACCATTCTGAGCGGGACGCGGCGGCTGGCCCAGACTCGGAGCAGCGGGTCCCGGGCACTCTCGTTCAAGTCACGGCAAAATCCCAGAACCGCTGCTGCCAGCTGGGCGTGcgttttgctgctgctgttgctcacCCCACGAGTGGATTCGTCATGGTG GTACATGGGTGCGCTGGGCGCCCGCGTGATCTGCGACAACATCCCGGCCTTGGTCAACAAGCAGCGGCAACTGTGCCAGCGCCACCCGGACGTCATGCGGGCCATCGGCCAGGGGACCGAGGAGTGGATCAGAGAGTGCCAGCACCAGTTCAGACATCATCGCTGGAACTGCAGCACACTGGAACACGATCCCACCGTCTTTGGCCGCGTCTTGCTCAGAA GCAGCCGAGAAGCGGCGTTGGtctacgccatctcctccgccgGGGTGGTCTACGCGCTGACCCGGGCCTGCAGCCAAGGGGAGCTCAGCAGGTGCAGCTGCGACCCGCAAAAGCGAGGTCGAGACAAGGACGAGCGAGGAGAATTCAACTGGGGCGGCTGTAGCGACCACATCCGCTACGGGATCAGGTTTGCCAAAGCCTTCATCGACGCCAAAGAGAAGACGCTCCGCGACGCACGGGCGCTCATGAACCTGCACAACAACCGCTGCGGACGATCG GCAGTCAAGCGCTTCATGAAGCTGGAGTGCAAATGTCACGGCGTGAGCGGCTCGTGCGCGCTGCGGACGTGCTGGATGGCCACGTCGGACTTCCGAAAGACCGGCGACTACCTGAAAAGTAAATACGACGGGGCCGTCGAGGTGACCACCAACCAAGACGGGACGGGCTTCGCCGTGGCCGACCGAGCCTTTCGCAAGGCCACCGAGAACGACCTGGTCTACTTTGAGAACTCCCCCGATTACTGCCTGCCGGACAAATCCACAG GTTCCATCGGCACCGCCGGGCGCTCGTGCAATAAGACGTCGCGCAGCCCCGACGGATGCGAGGTCATGTGCTGCGGGCGGGGCTACGACACCAGCACAGTGGAGCAACTCAaccagtgcgagtgcaaattccaGTGGTGCTGCGCCGTGGAGTGCAAGGTCTGCAAGGAAACGCTGGACGTGCACACGTGCAAGGCCCCCAAGCAAGCTGACTGGTTGGACAAGACCTGA
- the LOC125987920 gene encoding putative helicase mov-10-B.1: protein MSISALSEASTRASSRPAEMDSSSRTPRKKKSKIKAGHEFFAFLGETERANIRARSELKEIYNSEFKARNQVATLPNFSSVLYAMKLANKIHVGRQNIRVKFDVTELFKANWHLPPSANKVMNGVEAQPSAGQMQLSVAEENQKVAILLTEMLKKDRARFISDKNGIVIRSDRGDFNDGSLCLELETNQYVVNLTVENTGNQSVLLTYYTALHKLSCFTLRDEHKVTRKNPLALQPGDSYAVQIHYHLEDVGNYPITLAFEFGLGSLLAPAAASFYIMRYIQVHYLSALGMELKPTAPFTRSRPRPAPLPALYGCQVVDGVPPDGMSQTELINERQLRAYPLPKGFTQQISKPSALKKTLNFKNYSQKFHQFLFMEEYWMQEDIRRYFIPNSEREFACMQRDPSNDKLLILKVPGLAENRPSVLRGDQLLVYPQGESRHKYRGYVHKVERDSVKLGFSSKLLDIFVDGMKFNVEFTFNRLLLRLQHRAVELALKLNLNKVLFPPTELSSQKVAGDVPELSFYNRQLEQNDEQCRAVRNIVAGTSRPAPYLVFGPPGTGKTVTLVEAIKQLYKVQKECHILACASSNSAADLLCTRILQGHGNKSTVYRMYASSRDPQSVPHDLKACSNLVGDSYVFPSKEKLMQYRILVSTLFTAGRLVTGNLPLGHFTHIFVDEAGHATESECLIPLAGLLDPESGQLVLAGDHKQLGPIVASPAAFRHGMDVSLLERLMTNASIYQKDGNFNELFVTKLLRNYRSHPAILKVPNELFYDGELQPCADQMKRNSFCKWECLEKQDFPLIFHGVTGLDEREANSPSFFNRAEVQVLMDYVKKLLQSAGKKGLATISPKDIGIIAPYRKQVQKIHWALKRLEKEFQGQDMSALKVGSVEEFQGQERRVILVCTVRSSPTYMDYDKRFNLGFVASEKRFNVAMTRAQALLIVVGNPVVLSTDAVWKRFIKYCQDEKADRGYKSVEEDQAVAERHSSLFRRMHPNLEDDDVDEGHCRPEE, encoded by the exons ATGAGCATTTCCGCATTGAGCGAGGCAAGCACGCGAGCGTCGAGTCGGCCGGCCGAAAtggacagcagcagcaggacaCCACGAAAGAAGAAGTCGAAAATTAAAGCGGGACACGAATTCTTCGCGTTTCTGGGGGAAACCGAGCGAGCAAACATAAGAGCTCGCTCCGAACTGAAGGAGATTTACAACAGCGAGTTCAAAGCAAG AAATCAAGTGGCCACTTTGCCAAACTTCAGTTCAGTGCTGTACGCCATGAAACTGGCCAACAAAATTCACGTGGGCAGACAGAACATTCGCGTCAAGTTTGAT GTGACGGAGCTTTTCAAGGCGAACTGGCACCTACCCCCCAGTGCCAACAAAGTCATGAATGGTGTGGAGGCGCAGCCATCTGCGGGACAAATGCAACTTTCGGTGGCCGAAGAAAATCAAAAAGTTGCCATACTTCTTACGGAAATGCTCAAGAAGGACAG GGCTCGTTTTATTTCCGACAAAAACGGCATCGTCATCCGCTCGGACCGCGGCGACTTCAATGACGGCTCGCTTTGCTTGGAGCTGGAAACCAATCAG TACGTTGTGAACCTGACGGTGGAAAACACCGGGAATCAAAGTGTGCTTTTGACTTACTACACGGCATTGCACAAGCTCAGCTGCTTCACTCTGCGGGACGAGCACAAGGTGACCCGGAAAAACCCTCTTGCGCTCCAGCCAG GTGACAGCTACGCGGTCCAGATCCACTACCATTTGGAGGACGTGGGCAACTATCCAATCACGTTGGCCTTTGAATTTGGGCTGGGTTCCCTCCTCGCCCCCGCTGCTGCCTCCTTCTACATCATGCGCTATATTCAGGTTCATTATTTGAGCGCGCTGGGCATGGAGCTGAAGCCCACGGCTCCCTTCACGCGCTCCCGGCCCCGTCCCGCCCCCCTACCCGCGCTCTACGGCTGCCAAGTGGTGGATGGGGTGCCTCCCGATGG gaTGTCACAGACGGAGCTGATCAACGAAAGGCAGCTTCGTGCTTATCCATTGCCAAAAGGTTTCACCCAGCAAATCTCGAAGCCTTCTGCCCTTAAAAA GACTTTGAACTTCAAGAACTACTCTCAGAAGTTCCACCAGTTCTTGTTCATGGAGGAGTATTGGATGCAAGAGGACATCAGGCGATACTTCATACCCAACAGCGAGCGAGAGTTTGCCTGCATGCAAAGAGACCCCAGCAACGACAAACTGCTCATTCTGAAG GTCCCGGGTCTGGCTGAGAACCGGCCGTCTGTGCTCCGTGGAGATCAGCTGCTGGTTTACCCTCAGGGAGAAAGCAGGCACAAGTACCGCGGCTACGTCCACAAAGTAGAACGGGACTCTGTCAAACTGGGCTTCAGTTCCAA GTTGTTGGATATTTTTGTGGATGGCATGAAGTTCAACGTGGAGTTCACCTTCAATCGGCTGCTTCTGCGTCTGCAGCACAGAGCGGTGGAATTGGCGCTCAAGCTGAACCTGAACAAGGTGTTGTTCCCGCCGACCGAGCTCTCCTCCCAAAAGGTTGCCGGTGACGTCCCCGAACTCAG CTTCTACAACAGACAACTGGAGCAGAACGACGAGCAGTGCCGAGCCGTGCGTAATATCGTGGCCGGCACCTCCAGACCAGCTCCCTACTTGGTTTTCGGCCCACCCGGCACAG GCAAAACGGTGACTTTGGTGGAGGCCATCAAGCAGCTGTACAAGGTCCAGAAAGAGTGCCACATTCTGGCCTGCGCTTCCTCCAACAGTGCTGCCGATCTCCTCTGCACCAGGATTCTGCAGGGCCACGGCAACAAGAGCACGGTGTACCGCATGTATGCAAGCAGCCGGGACCCGCAGTCTGTTCCCCATGACCTCAAg gcaTGCTCCAACCTGGTTGGAGACTCCTACGTTTTCCCCTCCAAGGAGAAACTGATGCAGTATCGAATCCTGGTCAGCACTCTGTTCACAGCTGGAAG GCTGGTCACGGGAAACCTCCCCTTGGGTCATTTTACACACATTTTTGTGGATGAGGCCGGCCACGCCACCGAGAGCGAATGCTTAATCCCACTGGCCG GGCTTCTGGACCCCGAGTCCGGCCAGCTGGTTCTGGCCGGGGACCACAAGCAGCTGGGGCCCATTGTGGCGTCCCCCGCCGCTTTTCGACACGGCATGG ACGTTTCCCTCTTGGAGCGCCTGATGACAAATGCCTCAATTTACCAGAAGGACGGCAACTTCAACGAGCTGTTTGTCACCAAACTGCTGCGCAATTACAG GTCCCATCCCGCCATCCTGAAGGTTCCCAATGAGCTCTTCTATGACGGAGAGCTGCAGCCCTGCGCCGACCAGATGAAACGCAACTCCTTCTGCAAATGGGAGTGCCTGGAAAAACAG GACTTCCCGCTGATTTTCCACGGAGTGACGGGCCTGGACGAGCGCGAGGCCAACAGCCCGTCGTTCTTCAATCGAGCCGAGGTGCAGGTTCTGATGGACTACGTGAAGAAGCTGCTGCAAAGCGCTGGCAAAAAGGGCTTGGCGACCATCTCGCCCAAAGACATTGGCATCATCGCCCCCTACAGGAAGCAA GTGCAGAAGATCCATTGGGCCCTTAAGCGACTGGAGAAAGAATTCCAGGGGCAGGACATGAGCGCCCTGAAG GTGGGCTCCGTGGAGGAGTTCCAAGGTCAGGAGAGGCGAGTGATCCTGGTGTGCACGGTCCGCAGCAGCCCCACTTACATGGACTATGACAAACGCTTCAACCTGGGCTTTGTTGCCAGCGAGAAG AGATTCAACGTGGCGATGACTCGAGCCCAAGCCTTGTTGATTGTGGTGGGGAACCCGGTGGTGCTCAGCACCGATGCCGTGTGGAAGCG TTTCATCAAATACTGTCAGGACGAAAAGGCCGACCGCGGGTACAAGTCCGTGGAGGAGGACCAAGCTGTGGCTGAAAGACATTCGTCTCTCTTCCGCCGAATGCATCCCAACC TGGAGGACGACGACGTGGATGAAGGCCACTGTCGACCGGAGGAGTGA
- the aurkaip1 gene encoding small ribosomal subunit protein mS38 isoform X2, whose amino-acid sequence MLTSKLLPRLRLLHRTIFCHGDVASGRAQPALAASGRPLDSRAARYTTAADNRHPPRWLRAEPEADEMLVPRKLCVSPLETWLSLRYSLPPLPQRELPALEEDVDAPAPLACKNVLEIRRRKMNRHKYKKLLKRTKFLRRRVRESRGRKKQKRFEKDLKRIWMRAGLKKAPEGWNTPKLFIRQHGNRRN is encoded by the exons ATGTTGACGTCCAAACTCCTCCCTCGTCTTCGTCTGCTGCACAGGACAATTT TTTGCCACGGAGATGTCGCAAGTGGCCGCGCGCAGCCGGCACTTGCGGCGTCCGGCCGCCCCCTCGACAGCAGGGCGGCGCGTTACACCACAGCGGCCGACAACCGCCATCCGCCTCGATGGCTCCGAGCGGAGCCGGAGGCGGACGAGATGCTGGTACCCCGTAAGCTGTGCGTGAGTCCTCTGGAAACGTGGCTCTCGCTGCGCTACTCTCTTCCTCCCCTGCCGCAGCGGGAGCTGCCCGCTCTTGAGGAGGATGTCGATGCGCCCGCGCCCCTCGCTTGCAAAAATGTCCTGGAGATCCGGCGCCGCAAAATGAACCGGCACAAGTACAAGAAGCTGTTGAAACGGACCAAATTCCTCAGGAGGAGAGTGCGGGAAAGCAGGGGCAGAAAGAAGCAG AAACGTTTTGAGAAGGACCTGAAACGGATTTGGATGCGCGCTGGGCTGAAGAAGGCGCCAGAGGGATGGAACACACCCAAGCTCTTCATTAGACAACACGGAAACCGAAGAAACTGA